One genomic segment of Chromatiaceae bacterium includes these proteins:
- a CDS encoding DEAD/DEAH box helicase has translation MTDELPFSPATRRWFIETFGQPTPVQRQGWQAITSGRHALLVAPTGSGKTLAAFLAGIDYCLNRPVAAPPGVRVLYVSPLKALVYDVERNLRGPLAGIRHRALAEGLPVRDVQVDIRTGDTAQKERQRQLRQPGDILVTTPESLFLLLGSKARANLRSVHTVIVDEIHALAPTKRGVHLALSLERLSEVCDEDPQRIGLSATVRPPDEVARFLGGTRPVEIVDLSARPRLDLTVSVPVPDMQASARPSAAPGGPILGQLMREAAGDAGSERGIWPDIYPRLLEQIRDHRTTIIFVNSRGLCERLTQRLNELAGEEIVQSHHGSVSHDKRAEIEERLKQGRIRGIVATSSLELGIDMGAIDQVLLVESPGSVARGLQRVGRAGHQVGAVSVGRIYPKFRGDLLECAVIAQRMLGGEIESLRVPQNALDVLAQQIVAACVDRPRSLDELRQLVVRAYPYRQLSVELLTALVEMLSGHYPSQDFADLRPLLAWDRATDELRARRHATMVVRMNAGTIPDRGNYVVTLGHDGGRLGELDEEMVFETRPGENILLGASTWRVEEITRDRVIVSPAAGEPGRLPFWRGDGPGRPIELGRALGALVRRLGRMSRSAALTWLQDEAHLDAHAAGNLVAYVHEQKTHTGTLPTDRAITIERFRDELGDWRVCILSPFGARVHAPWSMALQQRLSIASGFDVQLMYSDDGIVLRLADTDDLPDLQALLPQEDEVEELVTAQLAHTAMFAGLFRENAARALLLPRRRPDQRTPLWAQRLKSQNLLAAVRRYPNFPIVLETYRQALRDVFDLDALRGLLRDVATRKVKVHEVETGSASPFARSLVFAYVAAYIYEQDAPLAERKAQALTLDRNLLAELLGQDELRDLIDPEVLEELEAELQRRVDDRRARDPDELHDLLRRLGDLTRDELDERADCDVDAGLRQLAAERRAIEVHVAGERRWIAAEDAGLYRDALGVMPPGGLPAAYLATHDAPLEALAQRYARTHGPFVTPQLAQRLDLRPAQLEPTLRALYATGVLVRGEIRPGGSEPEWCDAEVLRRLKRRTLSRLRRQVAPVDAATLCRFLPHWHGIGTAQRGVQRLLEVVGQLEGLELPWSALHTQVLPARVADFSLDMLDMLAATGQLVWIGRAALGGRDGRIVLYRRDHLRELLEVAPVADADDAAPAAGAADDQTIGRLMLDRLRARGASFLFELEDAVRSALPETTAHELHDALWDLVWAGQVTNDTFAPLRGLGGRTPRGVRGRARGTSALAGGRWSLVGPLADASVSDTERALARASMLLERYGVVSREVALAENLPGGFGPVYKVLTAMEDAGRVRRGYFVDGLSGAQFARPGADDRLRELRGDADPGIPPTPDDIASIPVVDPANPWGSLLPWPARGDDPAQGRPRRVAGAWLLSHAGRPVLYLGPGGRQLLCFPQALREPGVAEAAFGALARLPERGRRRTLVIEQVDGTPVRESPYRDLMLANGFVSDYRGLAAQAFR, from the coding sequence ATGACCGATGAGCTGCCATTCAGCCCGGCCACCCGGCGCTGGTTCATCGAGACCTTCGGCCAGCCGACGCCAGTCCAACGCCAGGGCTGGCAGGCGATCACCAGCGGCCGGCATGCGCTGCTGGTCGCGCCGACCGGCAGCGGCAAGACACTCGCGGCGTTTCTCGCCGGTATCGACTATTGCCTGAACCGACCGGTCGCCGCCCCACCGGGTGTGCGGGTGCTGTACGTTTCGCCACTGAAGGCCCTGGTGTACGACGTCGAGCGCAACCTGCGTGGCCCCCTGGCGGGCATCAGGCACCGCGCCCTGGCCGAGGGCCTGCCGGTGCGCGATGTGCAGGTCGACATCCGTACCGGCGATACCGCGCAGAAGGAGCGCCAGCGCCAGCTCAGGCAGCCCGGCGACATCCTGGTCACGACCCCCGAGTCGCTGTTTCTGCTACTCGGTTCGAAGGCGCGCGCCAACCTGCGCAGCGTGCACACCGTAATCGTCGACGAAATCCACGCACTGGCGCCGACCAAGCGCGGCGTGCACCTGGCACTGTCGTTGGAGCGCCTGTCCGAGGTGTGCGACGAGGATCCGCAACGGATCGGGCTGTCGGCGACGGTGCGCCCGCCTGACGAGGTGGCGCGGTTCCTCGGCGGCACGCGGCCGGTCGAGATCGTCGATCTGTCGGCCAGACCGCGGTTGGACCTGACGGTCTCAGTTCCCGTTCCCGACATGCAGGCGAGCGCACGGCCGTCCGCCGCGCCCGGTGGGCCCATCCTTGGCCAGTTGATGCGCGAGGCGGCGGGCGATGCGGGCAGCGAGCGCGGCATCTGGCCGGACATCTACCCGCGCCTGCTCGAACAGATACGCGACCACCGCACGACGATCATCTTCGTCAACAGCCGTGGCCTGTGCGAACGGTTGACGCAACGGTTGAACGAGCTGGCCGGGGAGGAGATCGTCCAGTCGCATCATGGCAGCGTCTCGCACGACAAGCGCGCCGAGATCGAGGAACGCCTCAAGCAGGGCCGGATCAGGGGGATCGTCGCGACCAGCTCGCTGGAGCTGGGGATCGACATGGGTGCGATCGACCAGGTGCTGCTGGTCGAGTCGCCCGGCTCGGTCGCGCGCGGCCTGCAGCGCGTCGGCCGGGCGGGGCACCAGGTCGGCGCGGTCAGTGTCGGGCGCATCTACCCCAAGTTTCGCGGCGACCTGCTCGAATGCGCGGTGATCGCACAGCGCATGCTCGGCGGCGAGATCGAGTCGCTGCGGGTGCCGCAGAACGCGCTCGACGTGCTGGCCCAGCAGATCGTCGCCGCGTGCGTCGACCGGCCGCGGTCGCTGGATGAGTTGCGGCAGCTGGTGGTGCGTGCCTATCCGTACCGGCAGCTGTCGGTCGAGTTGTTGACCGCGCTGGTCGAGATGCTCAGCGGCCACTATCCGTCGCAGGACTTTGCCGATCTGCGGCCGCTGCTGGCCTGGGACCGCGCGACCGACGAACTGCGCGCGCGGCGCCACGCGACGATGGTGGTGCGCATGAATGCCGGGACCATCCCCGATCGCGGCAACTACGTGGTGACGTTGGGCCACGACGGCGGTCGCCTGGGTGAACTCGATGAAGAGATGGTGTTCGAGACCCGACCCGGCGAGAACATCCTGCTCGGCGCCTCGACCTGGCGTGTCGAGGAGATCACCCGCGACCGCGTGATCGTCTCACCGGCCGCCGGCGAACCGGGTCGACTGCCGTTCTGGCGTGGCGACGGGCCGGGTCGACCGATCGAACTGGGCCGCGCGCTGGGCGCCCTGGTGCGACGGCTCGGGCGGATGAGTCGGTCCGCAGCGCTGACGTGGTTGCAAGACGAGGCGCATCTGGACGCCCATGCGGCCGGCAACCTGGTCGCCTATGTCCACGAACAGAAGACGCACACCGGTACGCTGCCGACCGATCGCGCGATCACGATCGAACGCTTCCGCGACGAACTCGGTGACTGGCGGGTTTGCATCCTGTCGCCGTTCGGCGCGCGCGTGCATGCCCCGTGGTCGATGGCGCTGCAGCAGCGCCTGTCGATAGCCAGCGGCTTCGACGTGCAGCTGATGTACAGCGACGACGGCATCGTGTTGCGCCTGGCCGATACCGACGACCTGCCGGACCTGCAGGCCCTGCTGCCGCAGGAAGACGAGGTCGAGGAACTGGTCACCGCGCAGCTCGCGCATACCGCGATGTTCGCCGGGCTGTTTCGCGAGAACGCCGCGCGCGCATTGCTGCTGCCGCGGAGGCGCCCTGACCAGCGCACGCCGCTGTGGGCGCAGCGGCTCAAGTCACAGAATCTGCTGGCCGCGGTGCGCCGTTATCCGAATTTCCCGATCGTGCTGGAGACCTACCGTCAGGCACTGCGCGACGTGTTCGATCTGGACGCTTTGCGCGGCCTGCTGCGCGACGTCGCTACGCGCAAGGTCAAGGTGCACGAAGTCGAGACCGGGTCGGCATCGCCGTTTGCGCGTTCGCTGGTATTCGCCTATGTCGCGGCGTACATCTACGAGCAGGACGCGCCGCTGGCCGAGCGCAAGGCGCAGGCGCTGACACTGGACCGCAACCTGCTCGCCGAGTTGCTCGGCCAGGACGAGCTGCGCGACCTGATCGACCCGGAGGTGCTCGAGGAGCTCGAGGCCGAATTGCAGCGTCGGGTCGACGACCGCCGCGCGCGCGACCCCGACGAGTTGCACGACCTGCTGCGACGTCTCGGTGATCTCACGCGCGACGAGCTCGATGAGCGCGCGGATTGCGATGTCGACGCCGGGCTTCGACAACTGGCCGCCGAGCGACGCGCGATCGAGGTGCATGTCGCCGGCGAGCGCCGCTGGATTGCGGCCGAAGACGCCGGGCTGTACCGCGACGCACTCGGCGTGATGCCGCCGGGCGGTCTGCCCGCCGCGTACCTGGCGACGCACGACGCCCCGCTCGAAGCCCTCGCGCAGCGCTATGCGCGCACCCACGGCCCCTTCGTCACCCCGCAGCTCGCACAACGCCTGGATCTTCGCCCGGCGCAGCTGGAACCGACACTGCGCGCGCTGTACGCGACCGGTGTCCTGGTGCGCGGTGAGATCCGTCCCGGCGGTAGCGAGCCGGAGTGGTGCGACGCCGAGGTGCTGCGGCGGCTCAAGCGCCGCACCCTGTCGCGTCTGCGCCGCCAGGTCGCGCCGGTCGATGCGGCGACGCTGTGCCGCTTTCTGCCGCATTGGCACGGCATAGGCACTGCACAGCGCGGTGTGCAGCGACTGCTCGAGGTGGTCGGCCAGCTCGAGGGTTTGGAGCTGCCCTGGTCGGCGCTGCATACCCAGGTTCTGCCGGCACGGGTCGCCGACTTCTCGCTCGACATGCTGGATATGCTGGCCGCGACGGGGCAGCTGGTCTGGATCGGCCGGGCCGCGCTCGGCGGTAGGGACGGGCGGATCGTGCTGTATCGGCGCGACCACCTGCGCGAGCTGCTCGAGGTTGCACCAGTGGCCGATGCCGACGATGCGGCGCCGGCCGCCGGGGCGGCGGACGACCAGACGATCGGTCGGCTGATGCTCGACCGGCTGCGCGCGCGCGGCGCCTCGTTTCTGTTCGAGCTCGAAGACGCCGTGCGCAGCGCGCTGCCCGAGACCACCGCCCACGAGTTGCACGATGCGCTGTGGGACCTGGTTTGGGCCGGCCAGGTCACGAACGACACCTTCGCGCCGCTGCGCGGCCTTGGGGGACGTACGCCCAGGGGCGTGCGGGGACGCGCGCGTGGCACCTCCGCGCTGGCCGGTGGGCGTTGGTCGCTGGTCGGCCCGCTGGCCGATGCGTCGGTCAGCGACACCGAACGCGCGCTGGCCCGCGCCAGTATGTTGCTGGAACGCTACGGCGTCGTCAGCCGCGAGGTGGCACTGGCGGAGAACCTTCCCGGCGGGTTCGGCCCGGTCTACAAGGTGCTGACCGCAATGGAGGATGCCGGACGGGTGCGGCGCGGCTATTTCGTCGATGGACTCTCCGGTGCCCAGTTCGCCCGGCCCGGCGCCGACGATCGCCTGCGCGAGCTGCGCGGCGATGCCGATCCGGGTATACCGCCGACACCGGATGACATCGCTTCGATCCCGGTCGTCGATCCGGCGAACCCCTGGGGCAGCCTGCTGCCCTGGCCGGCGCGCGGCGACGACCCCGCGCAGGGGCGGCCACGCCGGGTCGCGGGTGCCTGGCTGCTGTCGCACGCCGGCCGACCGGTGCTGTATCTGGGCCCCGGCGGCCGACAGCTGTTGTGCTTTCCGCAGGCGTTGCGCGAACCGGGTGTCGCGGAGGCCGCGTTCGGCGCCCTGGCGCGACTGCCGGAAAGGGGCCGGCGGCGCACCCTGGTGATCGAACAGGTCGATGGCACCCCGGTGCGCGAATCACCGTATCGCGACCTGATGCTGGCCAACGGGTTCGTCAGCGACTACCGCGGGCTCGCGGCCCAGGCGTTTCGCTGA
- the serS gene encoding serine--tRNA ligase encodes MLDPKLLRSDLEGVAKTLARRGFELDTQRIAELEARRKTLQVEAQELQNERNTKSKSIGKAKAAGQDIQPLLDEVATLGDRLKAAEEALADVQEALREVALSTPNLPHDSVPDGKDEDDNREERRWGEPPAFDFEAKDHVDLGAGLDMLDFDAAAKLTGSRFAVMSGALARMHRALTQFMLDVHTGEHGYTEAYVPYMVNPDSLYGTGQLPKFAEDLFRLEGSDYYLIPTAEVPLTNLVRDVIVEDDYMPRRYVAHTPCFRSEAGAYGKDTRGMIRQHQFDKVELVHVVRPGESFDALEVLTGHAEAILQRLDLAYRVVTLCTGDMGFSATKTYDIEVWLPGQGKYREISSCSNMGDFQARRMQARWRNPATGKPELVHTLNGSGLAVGRTLVAVMENYQQADGSIRVPEALRPYMGGVEVLQRG; translated from the coding sequence ATGCTAGATCCCAAACTTCTGCGCAGCGACCTCGAGGGTGTCGCCAAGACCCTGGCCCGCCGCGGTTTCGAGCTGGACACCCAACGTATCGCCGAGCTCGAGGCGCGGCGCAAGACACTCCAGGTCGAGGCCCAGGAGCTGCAGAACGAGCGCAATACCAAATCGAAGTCGATCGGCAAGGCCAAGGCGGCCGGCCAGGACATCCAGCCGCTGCTGGACGAGGTGGCGACCCTCGGTGACCGTCTGAAGGCGGCCGAAGAGGCCCTGGCGGACGTGCAGGAGGCGTTGCGCGAGGTCGCGTTGAGCACGCCCAATCTGCCGCACGACAGCGTGCCGGACGGCAAGGACGAGGACGACAACCGCGAGGAGCGCCGCTGGGGCGAACCGCCGGCGTTCGACTTCGAGGCGAAGGATCACGTCGATCTGGGCGCCGGTCTCGACATGCTGGACTTCGATGCGGCAGCCAAGCTGACCGGATCACGGTTTGCGGTGATGAGCGGCGCGCTGGCCCGGATGCACCGTGCACTGACCCAGTTCATGCTCGACGTGCACACCGGCGAGCATGGCTACACCGAAGCCTATGTCCCCTACATGGTCAATCCGGACAGCCTGTACGGCACCGGGCAGCTGCCGAAGTTCGCGGAGGACCTGTTCCGCCTCGAAGGCAGCGACTATTACCTGATCCCGACCGCCGAGGTGCCGCTGACCAACCTGGTCCGCGACGTGATCGTCGAAGACGACTACATGCCGCGCCGCTATGTCGCGCACACGCCGTGCTTCCGCTCCGAGGCCGGGGCCTACGGCAAGGACACGCGTGGCATGATCCGCCAGCATCAGTTCGACAAGGTCGAGCTGGTGCACGTGGTGCGCCCCGGGGAGTCGTTCGATGCGCTGGAGGTGCTGACCGGGCACGCGGAGGCGATCCTGCAGCGACTCGACCTGGCGTACCGCGTCGTCACGCTGTGCACCGGCGACATGGGTTTCTCCGCGACCAAGACCTACGACATCGAGGTCTGGCTGCCGGGGCAGGGCAAGTACCGCGAGATCTCGTCGTGCTCGAACATGGGCGACTTTCAGGCGCGGCGGATGCAGGCGCGTTGGCGCAACCCGGCGACCGGCAAACCCGAGCTGGTGCACACCCTGAACGGTTCCGGTCTCGCAGTGGGTCGTACCCTGGTCGCGGTAATGGAGAATTACCAGCAGGCCGATGGCAGCATCCGCGTACCCGAGGCACTGCGCCCTTACATGGGCGGGGTCGAGGTATTGCAGCGCGGCTGA
- a CDS encoding DUF190 domain-containing protein: MSETDVTVVRIYCSEKGHQHQKIIDLLHEQHRVAGLTAFRGIAGFGHSGHLHEAGLLDVSLDLPVIIEFFDRTEKIAEVLTILKEMAGKAKILTWPAQANLD; this comes from the coding sequence ATGAGCGAGACGGACGTGACCGTGGTGCGGATCTACTGCAGCGAGAAAGGTCATCAGCATCAGAAGATCATCGATCTGTTGCACGAACAACACCGTGTCGCCGGCCTGACCGCGTTTCGCGGCATCGCCGGTTTCGGCCACTCGGGTCATCTGCACGAAGCGGGACTGCTCGACGTGTCGCTGGATCTGCCGGTGATCATCGAGTTCTTCGATCGTACGGAGAAGATCGCCGAGGTGCTTACGATTCTGAAAGAAATGGCCGGAAAGGCGAAGATTCTGACCTGGCCGGCCCAAGCCAACCTGGACTGA
- the crcB gene encoding fluoride efflux transporter CrcB, with protein sequence MNQTIAIAAGGALGALLRYWVSHGVYAVLGRGFPYGTLAVNVLGSLAMGYLFIVMTERTALGAEWRAFALIGLLGAFTTFSTFSIETLNLLEQADYVKAVANVMISVLACVGAAFLGVMVARQL encoded by the coding sequence TTGAACCAGACGATCGCGATCGCTGCCGGCGGCGCCCTGGGCGCGCTGCTGCGTTACTGGGTGTCGCACGGCGTCTACGCAGTGCTCGGGCGTGGATTTCCGTACGGTACCCTCGCGGTGAACGTGCTCGGTTCGCTGGCGATGGGTTATCTGTTTATCGTGATGACCGAGCGTACTGCATTGGGCGCGGAATGGCGGGCCTTCGCGCTGATCGGCCTGCTCGGCGCCTTCACGACCTTTTCGACCTTTTCGATCGAGACCCTGAATCTGCTCGAACAGGCCGACTACGTGAAGGCGGTCGCCAACGTGATGATCAGCGTACTGGCGTGCGTCGGTGCGGCGTTTCTCGGCGTGATGGTAGCGAGGCAGCTATGA
- a CDS encoding replication-associated recombination protein A, which produces MQNDDMFGVDDTADRPLADRMRPVTLDEFAGQRHLLGDGKPLRRAIESGRLHSMIFWGPPGTGKTTLARLLAGSSGCEFRTLSAVLAGVKDIRAAVGEAHATRAQSGRGTLLFIDEVHRFNKGQQDAFLPHVEDGTFLFVGATTENPSFELNNALLSRARVYVLKSLEADAIRELLQRALLDADKGLGGLGLSISDAALDQLAEVADGDARRALNLLEIAADLAEQGRVDDVVIAEVATGQLRRFDKGGEAFYDQMSALHKSVRGSSPDGALYWLCRMLDGGCDPLYIARRVVRMASEDIGNADPRGLEIALNAWQAQERLGSPEGELAIAQAVVYLACAAKSNAVYTAFNDAMQAAQRSGSLEVPVHLRNAPTRLMKELGYGRAYRYAHDEPGGYAAGETYLPDALQGRRFYRPVERGLEIKIAEKLAQLRALDEQAERTPSDDDA; this is translated from the coding sequence ATGCAAAACGATGACATGTTCGGCGTCGACGACACGGCAGACCGCCCGCTGGCGGATCGCATGCGCCCGGTGACACTCGACGAGTTCGCCGGTCAGCGGCACCTGCTCGGGGATGGCAAACCCTTGCGGCGTGCGATCGAGAGTGGCCGATTGCATTCCATGATCTTCTGGGGGCCGCCGGGTACCGGCAAGACCACGCTGGCCCGCCTGCTGGCCGGCAGTTCCGGTTGCGAATTCCGCACCCTGTCCGCCGTGCTCGCCGGGGTCAAGGACATCCGCGCGGCCGTGGGCGAGGCGCATGCTACACGCGCGCAAAGCGGTCGGGGCACCCTGTTGTTCATCGACGAGGTGCACCGCTTCAACAAGGGCCAGCAGGATGCCTTCCTGCCGCACGTCGAAGACGGGACCTTCCTGTTCGTCGGCGCGACCACCGAGAACCCGTCTTTCGAACTCAACAACGCCTTGCTGTCGCGGGCGCGGGTGTATGTATTGAAGTCGCTCGAGGCGGACGCGATCCGCGAACTGCTGCAGCGCGCGCTGCTCGACGCGGACAAGGGGCTGGGAGGCCTCGGGTTGTCGATCAGTGACGCCGCGCTCGACCAGTTGGCCGAGGTCGCCGATGGTGACGCCCGACGCGCACTGAACCTGCTCGAGATAGCCGCCGACCTCGCGGAACAGGGCCGGGTCGACGACGTGGTCATCGCCGAGGTCGCGACTGGTCAGTTGCGGCGCTTCGACAAGGGCGGCGAGGCGTTCTATGACCAGATGTCGGCCTTGCACAAATCGGTGCGCGGTTCGTCACCGGATGGTGCACTGTACTGGCTGTGCCGGATGCTCGATGGCGGCTGCGACCCCCTGTATATCGCGCGGCGCGTGGTGCGCATGGCCTCTGAAGACATCGGCAACGCCGATCCACGCGGTCTCGAGATAGCACTCAACGCATGGCAGGCGCAGGAGCGACTCGGCAGTCCCGAAGGCGAACTGGCAATTGCCCAGGCGGTCGTCTATCTGGCCTGCGCGGCGAAGAGCAATGCGGTATACACCGCGTTCAACGACGCGATGCAGGCCGCACAGCGATCCGGATCGCTGGAGGTGCCGGTGCACCTGCGCAACGCACCGACACGGCTGATGAAGGAACTGGGTTACGGCAGGGCCTACCGCTACGCGCATGACGAACCCGGTGGCTATGCCGCCGGCGAGACCTATCTGCCGGACGCGCTGCAGGGACGGCGCTTCTATCGACCGGTGGAGCGCGGTCTCGAGATCAAGATCGCGGAGAAGCTCGCGCAGTTGCGTGCGTTGGACGAGCAGGCGGAACGCACGCCGTCCGACGACGATGCATGA
- a CDS encoding hemin receptor: protein MTPEQKQLVQDSWAKVAAIRETAAGLFYGRLFETHPEVRPYFKGDMQEQGRKLMAMVDAAVDGLDDPAALIEPLKASGRAHAGYGVQAGDYDKVGDAFLWTLEKGLGDTFTPDVREAWRVTYGMIAKVMIEGAGYDRDAAAKA, encoded by the coding sequence ATGACGCCCGAACAAAAGCAACTTGTCCAGGACTCGTGGGCCAAGGTCGCAGCGATCCGGGAAACCGCCGCCGGCCTGTTCTACGGCCGGCTCTTCGAGACCCATCCCGAGGTCAGACCCTATTTCAAGGGCGACATGCAGGAGCAGGGCAGGAAACTGATGGCCATGGTCGACGCTGCCGTCGACGGGCTGGACGATCCCGCGGCACTGATCGAACCGCTCAAGGCCTCCGGCAGGGCACACGCAGGGTATGGCGTACAGGCGGGGGACTACGACAAGGTCGGGGATGCCTTCCTCTGGACCTTGGAAAAGGGCCTCGGTGATACCTTCACGCCCGACGTCAGGGAGGCCTGGCGCGTCACTTACGGCATGATCGCCAAGGTGATGATCGAAGGCGCCGGGTACGACCGGGATGCGGCCGCCAAGGCGTGA
- a CDS encoding outer membrane lipoprotein carrier protein LolA, translating into MNRILMAALLMAVQLSAHAGAGREAFDRFIDGLTTLQAKFEQSVLDTENATAGLMHGVFLLQRPGKFRWDYVAPHKQIILADGRDVWVIEDDLKQATRHLQSWALKGTPAAFLTTDESIEKDFEVIEIGERLDMQWLELIPRDPDSDFNRVLLAFADGELRHMELNDKFGQISRFRFYDIERNVSIDPELFVFQGPSDWDILHGN; encoded by the coding sequence TTGAACAGAATCTTGATGGCGGCACTGCTGATGGCGGTGCAGCTGAGTGCACATGCCGGTGCGGGGCGCGAGGCATTCGACCGGTTCATCGACGGTCTGACGACGCTGCAGGCGAAATTCGAGCAATCGGTGCTGGATACCGAGAACGCGACCGCCGGCCTGATGCATGGGGTGTTCCTGTTGCAACGTCCCGGAAAGTTCCGTTGGGACTACGTGGCTCCGCACAAGCAGATCATCCTCGCCGACGGGCGCGATGTCTGGGTGATCGAGGACGATCTGAAGCAGGCCACGCGCCATCTGCAGAGCTGGGCGTTGAAAGGTACCCCGGCCGCTTTCCTGACCACCGACGAGTCGATCGAAAAGGATTTCGAGGTGATCGAGATCGGCGAGCGTCTCGACATGCAGTGGCTCGAACTCATCCCGCGTGATCCCGACAGCGACTTCAATCGCGTACTCCTGGCGTTTGCCGACGGCGAGTTGCGGCACATGGAACTGAACGACAAGTTCGGCCAGATCTCGCGTTTCCGTTTCTATGACATCGAGCGCAATGTTTCAATCGACCCTGAACTGTTCGTGTTCCAGGGGCCGAGCGACTGGGACATCCTGCACGGCAACTGA